In Thermosulfurimonas sp. F29, the sequence TTCTTTTAGAGCCACCGGATCTTCACCTTCTCTTTAGCGGCCTTCTTAAACTCCGGGGCCCCGGTGATGAGTTCGGCCTTTTTGAGCCTGGCCAGCGCCAGGGCAAAACAGTCCGCATACGCTATGGGATACCGGGCCTTGAGCTTTGCGGCCTCGAGGGTGAGTTTTCGGTCGGCCTCAATTATTTCCAGAGGGTAATTTTCTATTTCTTGGATGACGCGTTTGGCAGCCTCTTCATCGTAAGCTCGCGAGGTAGCGTAATACACCTCTCCCCAGTTTACCACGGTCATAAAGCCCTGCGCCTTTCCTTCGAGAACCTCTTTGAGGAAGCCTTCCACCTTTTCAGCAGCCGACTCGTTTTCGAAAAAGGCTATCAGCGCATAACTATCAAAGACATACTTCTTCACTTCGTTCCTCCTTCCTTCGCTCTTCCAGCAGGACCTTCAGGGCCATTCCTTTTTTGGGAAGGAGCCCACGCCCACGCCTGAGCAAATCTTCCACCGGTTTAAGGACGATTTTTTCGTCCTCAACGAATACCGCCAGTCGCTTTCCTTTCCTAAGTCCAAACTTCCTCCTTATTTCCGCCGGGATCACCACCTGTCCCTTTGAACTTACCGTAACGATCATGTCTTACTCCTTTAAAAAGTTTTACTCTATACTCTGTATTACCAAATTTTTCGTTTACCGAAAGTCTAATCCGTAAGGCCCGCTTCCAGCATGGAGCGGAGTTTCCGGATGTCCACGGCGGCGCGTCCCTTACGCCGGAAGCCTTTTTCCAGAAGCTCGAAGTACCGGAGCTTTTCCTCAACCCTAGGGCGCAGGGCCGGATCCCGGAAGGCTTCCCTGGGGGTCTTCCCGCCCCATTCCGGCTCGGGGGTGTCGAGCCAGACCAGGTATTCCAGCCAGCGCAGGTCCGCGGCTTCGTGGTCCGGAATTTCCTCCCTTTCGGTTTCGGGGCCTTCTCCGGCGGCCTTCCTCCAGTCCACTATTTCCTCCACCAGAAACTTCACTCCGTCCCCGGCCACTTCCTCGAAGGCCCGACGCAGCCGCTCGAGACGCGCTCGACTCATGGCCTCAAGCACCACCCGCTCCCTTTCCGGACGAAATTCCACGGTCCCCACTTCAGTGTATCCACCCGAAACCCGGCTCTGGACCACCAGGGTCCCGCAAGCCGCCTCCTTTGAGGAGGGAAACCCCGCGATGCTGAAGGCGCTCTCCGGAGTCTTTTCGAGAAGGGCATACCGGTGTTCCTCGATTCTGTGGAAGGATCCGGTGGGGAAACGCTCCTCCACCTCCGGGACGAGGAGCCGATAATGAGCCCGGGCCACCACCACCTCGTCCCCCTCCGGCGTGATCAGGCGAAACTCCACGGGTTCCGTAAGGATCCGGAGCACTTCAAGGAGCAACTCCGCGGCCTTCCGGCGAGCCCGATCGGGGTATTCCTCCGGCGTCGGATCCCCCAGAATCTGTCTCATTCGGGAAAGCACCTTCGGGGCCTTAAACAGGTTTACGGGAAAACCGATCCGGCACGGACGGAAGTAGCCCCGGACCCGAAAGAGCATGGTCCAGACCCTCTCCGTGGGCCCCAGGTTTTTCGCCAAGGAGTAATCCCTTACCCGGAAGGTTTCTCCGGTAAAGAGATCCCTGAAGGCGAGCTCTCCCCTCTCCTCGTCCACCTCCAGGACCTCAAATAGACTTGGATAACTCCGGGAAAGGGAGGCCAGTATCTCTCGTTCTTCCCGGGAGAGGTTGCGGCCCTTGGTGCGCAGGAATTCCTCCGAAAGGGGCCTTCCCTCCGGCGTGGAGGCGGTAAAGAGGAAGATCTCCCCCAGGGCGGTTGCCCCGTCAACCCCTTCCCCTCTCTCACCCAGCACCTCCTCGAAGCGTCCCATCCACTTTTCCAGAAAAGCCCGGAGCTCTCGCTTGTACTTTCTGGCCACGAATCCCTCGTAGAGGTTGAAGGCCCGTTTTTCAGCCGCGCTCTGGGCGGTCTTCTTTTCCGAGGCGGCCTCCTCCTTCCTCATACAGCACTTCTTGTACTTCTTGCCGCTTCCGCAGGGACAGGGATCGTTCCGGCCCACCTTTCGGATGGGTCTTTTCTGGATTTCCTCAAAGTGAAAGGGAAGCCCCTTCTTCCGGGCGTAGGCCCGGGCCTCGCCGAAGATGTCCCTGAGGATGGCCTTACGATCCGGCGGATGGAAACGATAGAGGGGTTTGCCCAGGGCCACGGCCTCAAGGGCCTTTCTGTAAAATTCGAGGGCCTTCTCCGGCTCCTCCCTGAGGCGGTGATAGATTGCCCTCAGGTAAAAGTGATCCACCGACTCCGGACTGGCCCGCCCAAGGCGTTCCAGGACCTCCTCCGCTTCCTCGAGCCTCCGTCCCCGGAGGAGAAGGTGAAGGTATCCGCTGAGGATCTCCGGATTTCCGGGATCCCGTTCCAGCCTAATCCTATAGAAGGCCAGGACCTCCCGATAACTCCGGAAGGTCCTTTCCGAGCCCGCAATAAGAAGCCGAAAACCTCTGGTGTAAATTATCTCCTTTTCCCATTCGTCCTCTTCTCCGTCTTTCTTAAGGAGCAGAAGCCGTGCCCCGGCCCGAATTTTTTCCCTCTCCGGTATCTCGAAAAGATCCTCCGCCCCGCAGCGGGGGCACCGCACCCTCTCGGGAAGGTCCACCTCGTGGTCTTCCGCGTTGATTATTATTACCCGCGGAGAGAAGGGAAAAAGATAGCGGCAGTCCAGGCACCTGAGAGCGAGGGTTAGTTCTTCTCCCGAAGGGTCGAGTTTTTCCTCTCTATAAAGCACTTTCCACAGCCGCAGCTCTTTTTCCCGGACCATCTTTTCCAGGCGTTCGAGCCCGGGAAAATCCGACTCAAAAAGCCGGGCCAGGACGACGAAGGCCTCGGGCCAGGCCGGGGTCTCGGGATGCACCAGGGCCTTCACCCTTTCCCACAGTTCCGGGTGAGGGAAACAAAGGGTGAGCCAGGAGAGAGCGTCGTGATCCTCTTCCAGCCACAGCTCGAAGTCCCGGGCCAGATCCCCGGCGGTGGTCCGGTCCGGGTAATGAGCAAGGAGGTAAAAGGGATCTAAACGGCGGTGGTCGCGGGCCAGTTTTCTCAACTCATCCCTGACTTTTTCGAGAGGAAGAAAGTCCCTCAGGGCCTCTTTTATGTATTCGTCTTCTTCGAAGTCTTCTTTTACGGAAATACGATAGAGTTCCAGCAGTTCCTCAAGAAAGGTCTCTCCGCACTTTCGGGCCAGATCCGCCCCTCTTTCGGCCCCGTAGGAGTCCTTACGGAAGACCTTTCGAAGCCTTTCCCGGACCTCCTCCACCACGGAGGGGTCCTTCTCGACGAGGTCCAGGATCTTTTCCCGCAGGGTGGAATCCTCGGGAAATAAGGGGCGGTCCTCATCAAAGTAAAGTTCGTAGAG encodes:
- a CDS encoding type II toxin-antitoxin system VapC family toxin — protein: MKKYVFDSYALIAFFENESAAEKVEGFLKEVLEGKAQGFMTVVNWGEVYYATSRAYDEEAAKRVIQEIENYPLEIIEADRKLTLEAAKLKARYPIAYADCFALALARLKKAELITGAPEFKKAAKEKVKIRWL
- a CDS encoding AbrB/MazE/SpoVT family DNA-binding domain-containing protein, with translation MIVTVSSKGQVVIPAEIRRKFGLRKGKRLAVFVEDEKIVLKPVEDLLRRGRGLLPKKGMALKVLLEERRKEERSEEVCL
- a CDS encoding SEC-C metal-binding domain-containing protein, giving the protein MEELLLPVKELARFLRHESPVIRKWAWERLKDIHPRETEIALAALKEERDYLVLEHGLHFFREAGELSSEVKEKLKEFLLTRLEIEENKKLMVSVFAVLSRVTSLKTVVEERPHLLEKVMEDEMAGLQMWERVIFTLPPEEMAPFMDLLDDPESRKAWEAFYAGYRVWTTAEPAPVKEIYPRLREHLPKFLDGLPAVLSEDEYFLKILPEEVRDRWENLSRKSEREKLRAFVEEEFRKLREEVIDLRGEIALRRHLERPESLGPVFRSLEVLLEVSRGDASEPVVRTLGRLFLTLLWGKPLLGLSENPSRETLYELYFDEDRPLFPEDSTLREKILDLVEKDPSVVEEVRERLRKVFRKDSYGAERGADLARKCGETFLEELLELYRISVKEDFEEDEYIKEALRDFLPLEKVRDELRKLARDHRRLDPFYLLAHYPDRTTAGDLARDFELWLEEDHDALSWLTLCFPHPELWERVKALVHPETPAWPEAFVVLARLFESDFPGLERLEKMVREKELRLWKVLYREEKLDPSGEELTLALRCLDCRYLFPFSPRVIIINAEDHEVDLPERVRCPRCGAEDLFEIPEREKIRAGARLLLLKKDGEEDEWEKEIIYTRGFRLLIAGSERTFRSYREVLAFYRIRLERDPGNPEILSGYLHLLLRGRRLEEAEEVLERLGRASPESVDHFYLRAIYHRLREEPEKALEFYRKALEAVALGKPLYRFHPPDRKAILRDIFGEARAYARKKGLPFHFEEIQKRPIRKVGRNDPCPCGSGKKYKKCCMRKEEAASEKKTAQSAAEKRAFNLYEGFVARKYKRELRAFLEKWMGRFEEVLGERGEGVDGATALGEIFLFTASTPEGRPLSEEFLRTKGRNLSREEREILASLSRSYPSLFEVLEVDEERGELAFRDLFTGETFRVRDYSLAKNLGPTERVWTMLFRVRGYFRPCRIGFPVNLFKAPKVLSRMRQILGDPTPEEYPDRARRKAAELLLEVLRILTEPVEFRLITPEGDEVVVARAHYRLLVPEVEERFPTGSFHRIEEHRYALLEKTPESAFSIAGFPSSKEAACGTLVVQSRVSGGYTEVGTVEFRPERERVVLEAMSRARLERLRRAFEEVAGDGVKFLVEEIVDWRKAAGEGPETEREEIPDHEAADLRWLEYLVWLDTPEPEWGGKTPREAFRDPALRPRVEEKLRYFELLEKGFRRKGRAAVDIRKLRSMLEAGLTD